One segment of Triticum aestivum cultivar Chinese Spring chromosome 2A, IWGSC CS RefSeq v2.1, whole genome shotgun sequence DNA contains the following:
- the LOC123190365 gene encoding uncharacterized protein, with product MAAPSAALSISGGAHTSAFGCKPKKLISNRNFLQLAVPSNSQNANLYGKLTVCRAESEDSKGGGGFLTGFLIGGAVFGTLGYVFAPQISKTLDTLLNDDGQDGKPDEQGVQSVPRPRNAQYYDEGLEKTRQTLGDKISQLNLAIDKAAARLKRVTGSVEKEAVKDETEIEISTLDDNGVLEGNSSEQGFVQGESAT from the exons ATGGCTGCTCCCTCCGCGGCCCTCTCCATCTCCG GTGGGGCGCATACCAGTGCATTTGGATGCAAGCCGAAGAAGCTGATCTCAAACAGAAATTTCTTGCAGCTAGCAGTTCCCTCAAATTCCCAAAATGCAAATCTTTATGGAAAGTTAACCGTCTGCAGAGCAGAAAG TGAAGATTCTAAAGGCGGGGGAGGATTCTTGACTGGATTTCTCATAGGGGGAGCAGTCTTTGGAACACTGGGTTATGTCTTTGCTCCTCAG ATCAGCAAAACTTTAGATACATTGCTGAATGACGACGGGCAAGATGGTAAGCCTGACGAGCAAGGCGTCCAAAGTGTACCAAGGCCACGTAATGCTCAATACTATGATGAAGGTTTAGAG AAAACTCGTCAGACACTGGGTGACAAGATTAGCCAACTGAACCTTGCGATTGACAAAGCTGCCGCCCGATTGAAGCGTGTCACTGGCAGTGTCGAAAAAGAGGCTGTTAAAGATGAAACCGAA ATTGAAATATCAACACTGGATGATAATGGAGTTTTGGAAGGAAACTCGAGTGAACAGGGTTTTGTGCAAGGAGAAAGTGCAACATAA